The Sorangiineae bacterium MSr11367 genome window below encodes:
- a CDS encoding enoyl-CoA hydratase-related protein codes for MDWPSFWSWVLLTPEPASAASYARPRTRESFLLARAIPNEPVARRSLLKAATVLGGLSTLGLEACAHPSATAGAASAAAIHELTMADTPLASGSKVTVERRGQVVLIGLNRPEIHNRLDPEAFTLLAVVHGDTWNMGHEIDLAADIRIAAANTRYGQDENTHGRFPGGGSTVRFVREAGWGNAMRYMLTGDHWSADEALRMGVVQAVHSTQEAALQAGIEMANKIAACGPLGIQSTLESAHLAIDESDQQALSKLDTQYGALYKTQDFLEGRNAEAEGRPPVYRGR; via the coding sequence GTGGATTGGCCCTCCTTCTGGAGCTGGGTGTTGTTGACCCCCGAGCCGGCCAGCGCCGCGTCGTACGCCCGCCCGAGAACGCGCGAGAGCTTCTTATTGGCGAGGGCGATTCCGAACGAGCCCGTTGCGCGCCGCAGTCTTCTCAAAGCGGCCACCGTGTTGGGTGGGCTTTCGACCTTGGGGTTGGAGGCTTGCGCTCACCCGAGCGCGACCGCGGGCGCGGCGTCCGCCGCGGCGATTCACGAATTGACGATGGCAGATACCCCGCTGGCATCCGGCTCGAAGGTCACGGTCGAACGACGCGGGCAGGTTGTACTCATCGGTTTGAATAGGCCCGAGATCCACAACCGCCTCGATCCAGAGGCATTCACCCTGCTTGCCGTCGTTCACGGCGACACATGGAACATGGGGCACGAGATTGATCTTGCCGCCGACATCCGCATTGCCGCCGCCAATACTCGGTATGGCCAAGATGAGAATACGCATGGCCGCTTTCCCGGCGGCGGCTCCACCGTGCGTTTCGTCCGCGAGGCGGGTTGGGGAAATGCCATGCGCTACATGTTGACCGGCGATCACTGGAGTGCCGACGAAGCCCTTCGCATGGGCGTGGTGCAGGCCGTGCATTCGACACAAGAGGCCGCACTGCAGGCGGGAATCGAGATGGCCAACAAAATCGCAGCGTGCGGGCCTCTCGGGATCCAGAGCACCCTCGAATCCGCCCACCTGGCCATCGACGAGTCGGACCAGCAAGCCTTGTCGAAATTGGATACGCAGTATGGTGCGCTCTACAAGACACAAGACTTCCTCGAAGGCCGAAACGCCGAAGCGGAAGGTCGCCCACCGGTGTATCGAGGTAGGTAG
- a CDS encoding LysR family transcriptional regulator, with amino-acid sequence MMEFGRLGTLSLDQLRVLVTIADSGSFSAAGRALGRAQSAISQAIATLEELQGVTLFDREGYRPRLTDVGRVLTDQARLVLASAARFEAVAANSRKGLEPELAIAIDPLVPTEPLIESMRALGGEFPDLPISFSTEGLGGSLRRLRAGSAALAICLLLPTVPDDIIAYPLLRIRLKAVVAPHHALARLARPATRADLEQHVQLVLSDTAAPSGESYGLLSARLWRFVDLGRRLDFLLAGFGWCRMPEHIVAAPIASAQLVPLEISDDPTPRDALTIYAAHRRDHILGPAGRWLLDTLQSRLAAG; translated from the coding sequence ATGATGGAGTTTGGCAGGCTCGGAACCCTCAGTCTCGACCAGCTGCGTGTTCTCGTGACCATCGCCGATTCCGGCAGCTTCTCGGCCGCGGGCCGCGCGCTCGGGCGCGCGCAATCTGCGATCAGCCAGGCGATCGCCACGCTCGAAGAGCTTCAAGGCGTCACCCTCTTCGACCGGGAGGGGTACAGGCCGCGCCTCACCGACGTAGGACGGGTCCTGACCGATCAGGCGCGTCTGGTACTGGCGAGCGCGGCACGATTCGAAGCGGTGGCCGCGAATAGCCGTAAAGGTCTCGAACCCGAGCTCGCGATTGCCATCGACCCTCTCGTGCCCACAGAGCCGCTGATCGAAAGTATGAGAGCGCTCGGTGGTGAATTTCCGGATCTCCCGATCAGCTTCTCGACGGAAGGTCTTGGTGGCTCGTTGCGGCGCCTGCGCGCAGGGTCGGCTGCGCTGGCGATATGTCTGTTACTGCCAACGGTTCCGGACGACATCATCGCGTATCCGTTGCTGCGGATCCGCCTGAAGGCGGTGGTCGCGCCTCATCACGCCCTCGCGCGACTCGCGCGACCGGCTACACGAGCCGACCTCGAGCAACATGTGCAACTCGTGCTATCGGACACCGCCGCACCTTCCGGTGAGAGTTACGGCCTCCTAAGCGCGCGACTCTGGCGCTTCGTCGATCTTGGAAGACGTCTCGACTTCCTACTCGCCGGCTTTGGATGGTGCCGCATGCCCGAGCACATCGTGGCGGCGCCGATCGCCTCGGCCCAACTGGTGCCGTTGGAGATCTCGGATGACCCCACTCCGCGCGATGCCTTGACGATCTACGCGGCGCACCGGCGCGATCATATTCTCGGCCCTGCCGGTCGATGGCTACTGGACACGCTTCAGAGCCGACTTGCTGCGGGCTAG
- a CDS encoding NAD(P)H-dependent oxidoreductase — MTRLLVVETSPRGEHSISRNMTRSFVSQWRVAHPSGDVVERDLMETDLPFVTAPWLRAYFTPPEQQSPEMKDALRLSDELVRELLSADHVVIATPVYNYNIPAALKAWIDHIVRKGMTLGFDGKGLVENKKATILLASGGVYTEGSPIRDRDFAPHYLRLILGVIGITDITTIAGGGAKAVDMRQDTMESFVAKLQPEIERAAATDAECASP; from the coding sequence ATGACCAGACTTCTCGTCGTCGAAACCAGCCCCCGCGGCGAACACTCGATCTCACGGAACATGACGCGGAGCTTCGTGAGCCAATGGCGCGTCGCGCACCCGAGCGGCGATGTCGTCGAGCGCGACCTGATGGAGACCGATCTCCCATTCGTTACCGCTCCGTGGCTCCGGGCCTACTTCACGCCGCCGGAGCAGCAGTCCCCCGAGATGAAGGACGCCCTACGTCTTTCCGACGAACTCGTCCGCGAGCTGCTCTCCGCGGATCATGTCGTCATTGCCACTCCCGTGTACAACTACAACATTCCCGCAGCCCTGAAGGCGTGGATCGACCACATCGTTCGCAAGGGAATGACCCTAGGCTTCGACGGCAAGGGTCTCGTCGAGAACAAGAAGGCCACAATCCTGCTGGCTTCGGGCGGCGTCTATACCGAGGGCTCTCCGATTCGTGATCGGGACTTTGCTCCCCACTATCTCCGACTGATTCTCGGAGTGATCGGCATTACCGACATCACGACAATCGCTGGCGGAGGTGCGAAGGCCGTCGATATGCGACAAGACACGATGGAATCGTTCGTGGCGAAGCTGCAGCCCGAGATCGAACGCGCCGCTGCGACGGACGCAGAGTGCGCGTCGCCGTGA
- a CDS encoding transposase gives MARVFDLLVQSIREASRAEFRVVQFSVQYDHIHLIVEGHDKESLSRGMRGLSIRLARAINRGLLRRGPVWKGRYHAHPLTRPREVRNALLYVLMNHRKHGASPAWLDPRSSAVWFDGWRRDALFEPALRDLDWVAGLTPPVRPARTWLVREGWRRHGLLGIDEGPVPAMTIAAPWQRPERGGACQREIRFEASLTGRPPRLAGDAPKR, from the coding sequence ATGGCCCGTGTGTTCGATTTGCTGGTGCAAAGTATCCGCGAGGCATCGCGCGCAGAATTTCGGGTCGTCCAGTTTTCCGTTCAGTACGACCATATCCATCTCATCGTCGAAGGCCACGACAAGGAGAGCCTGTCGCGCGGAATGCGCGGGCTCTCGATTCGACTGGCTCGTGCGATCAATCGTGGACTCCTGCGCCGCGGGCCCGTGTGGAAAGGGCGGTACCACGCTCATCCCCTCACGCGGCCCCGCGAGGTCCGCAACGCTCTTCTTTACGTGCTGATGAACCATCGAAAGCACGGAGCCTCCCCTGCTTGGCTCGACCCTCGCTCGTCCGCTGTGTGGTTCGATGGATGGCGAAGAGACGCTCTTTTCGAGCCCGCGTTGCGCGACCTTGACTGGGTTGCTGGACTCACCCCACCGGTCCGACCTGCGCGAACGTGGCTCGTTCGCGAGGGATGGCGTCGCCACGGCTTGCTCGGCATCGACGAAGGACCGGTGCCCGCGATGACCATCGCCGCCCCATGGCAACGACCGGAAAGAGGCGGGGCTTGCCAGCGCGAAATTCGGTTCGAAGCCTCCCTGACGGGAAGGCCGCCCAGACTGGCCGGAGATGCGCCGAAACGGTAG
- a CDS encoding FG-GAP-like repeat-containing protein, whose translation MHRSIFLPLFLILGACAVDASPHSDPAASALAGDATEPGAPKLLSPLPGTVHRSRPTFTWANSANANGATLQICRSRACTEVVATLSGTTSAQPAADLGPGAYFVRGFGRRTAPGQSPVDGTAPSATWEIIVGHRTGIDTRASVTIPDFDGDGLGDIVMRSDAISAPSAKVLVTTANTRNESVIGYNDYDHKVTEAALAGDLNGDGYVDLGRAQNHYNTDYSTTPPTYRKAELLTAYGGPERLTYYPQRITLPEPGIVDLVVGAGDVDGDGYADLAAIQMNEPALAAGSPYVAFIYFGGPGGLTSRFVRTQFDEPWLSNATEVHSLGDLNGDGLTDVAIYARNPAPGTLKVHLAAPQGYAATPTASFTNVRDPYAVGDVDGDGYEDVVVTINAYRTDQPNDPWAPDHTHPRLLRGGPDGLRMERGVDFNFPETPYSDPWCFRPTGVPFSRPGRCAVRGKFVGGGDFDGDGFTDLVMQGSTYAPAPAGERWPSRGRVFVYRGTADGPSANSVQVMSGPDADEVGGDARYGIDLAFAGDFDGDGFDDLLVGSYGTHPYRDWRDIPPRVRLYSGTRTGFGAVQREQLSGLQYFYSDSFGVLFGVQP comes from the coding sequence GTGCATCGATCGATCTTCCTTCCGCTTTTTCTCATTCTCGGGGCGTGCGCCGTCGATGCGTCGCCCCATTCGGACCCAGCGGCGTCCGCGCTCGCAGGCGACGCCACGGAGCCGGGGGCGCCAAAGCTCCTCTCGCCGCTGCCGGGAACCGTGCACCGTTCGCGGCCCACCTTCACGTGGGCAAACAGCGCCAACGCCAATGGCGCGACCCTTCAGATCTGCCGAAGCCGGGCGTGCACCGAGGTGGTTGCGACCCTCTCGGGCACCACCAGCGCGCAACCCGCGGCGGATCTCGGGCCGGGCGCGTATTTCGTTCGCGGATTCGGCCGGCGTACGGCGCCGGGCCAGTCGCCCGTCGACGGCACCGCTCCCAGCGCGACGTGGGAAATCATCGTGGGACATCGCACGGGCATCGATACGCGTGCGTCGGTCACCATTCCGGATTTCGACGGTGATGGACTCGGCGACATCGTAATGAGAAGCGATGCCATTTCCGCCCCCAGTGCGAAGGTGCTGGTCACCACGGCGAACACGCGGAACGAGTCCGTCATCGGCTACAACGATTACGATCACAAGGTTACGGAGGCCGCACTCGCGGGGGACCTGAACGGCGACGGCTACGTCGATTTGGGACGAGCCCAGAACCATTACAATACGGATTACTCGACGACGCCGCCCACGTACCGAAAGGCCGAATTGCTTACGGCCTACGGCGGGCCGGAGCGATTGACGTATTACCCGCAGCGGATCACGCTGCCCGAGCCGGGCATCGTGGACCTCGTCGTGGGGGCCGGCGATGTCGATGGCGACGGCTATGCCGACCTGGCTGCCATCCAGATGAACGAACCGGCGTTGGCGGCGGGCTCGCCGTACGTAGCGTTCATCTACTTTGGCGGGCCCGGAGGTCTCACCTCGCGCTTCGTGCGGACGCAATTCGACGAGCCGTGGCTTTCCAACGCCACGGAGGTCCACTCTCTCGGAGACTTGAACGGGGACGGTCTTACGGACGTGGCGATTTATGCGCGAAACCCTGCGCCAGGAACCCTCAAAGTGCACCTCGCTGCCCCGCAGGGCTATGCCGCGACACCGACGGCTTCGTTCACCAATGTCAGGGACCCGTATGCGGTGGGGGACGTCGACGGCGATGGCTACGAAGACGTGGTGGTGACCATCAATGCGTACCGCACGGACCAGCCCAACGACCCTTGGGCGCCCGATCACACCCATCCACGATTGCTGCGCGGCGGGCCCGACGGTCTGCGCATGGAACGCGGGGTCGACTTCAATTTCCCCGAGACGCCGTATTCCGATCCTTGGTGCTTTCGCCCCACCGGTGTTCCTTTCAGCCGGCCAGGCCGATGTGCGGTTCGAGGCAAATTCGTGGGAGGCGGGGATTTCGACGGCGACGGCTTCACCGATCTGGTGATGCAGGGTTCCACATACGCACCCGCGCCTGCTGGCGAACGATGGCCCTCACGCGGGCGCGTCTTCGTCTACCGAGGAACGGCCGATGGGCCGAGTGCCAATTCGGTGCAGGTCATGTCCGGGCCCGACGCCGACGAAGTGGGCGGCGATGCACGATACGGGATCGACCTTGCCTTTGCGGGTGACTTCGACGGCGACGGGTTCGACGATCTGCTCGTGGGCTCGTACGGTACGCATCCGTACCGGGACTGGCGGGACATCCCTCCCCGCGTCCGCCTGTATTCCGGCACGCGTACCGGCTTCGGCGCCGTGCAGCGTGAACAGCTTTCCGGGCTTCAATATTTCTACAGCGATTCGTTCGGCGTGCTCTTCGGCGTTCAGCCCTGA